The Chloroflexota bacterium sequence GGCCCGCTCGTAGCCACCGCTGGCTTCCAGCACGATGCGGGTCGGCCGCAGGGCCTCAAGCTGCCTTTGCAACCGCCGCCGCCGCCGCGTGCGCACGGGACCGTCCAGGTCGTTCCCGTAGGCTGTACGGCCACGTCCAACCGAGCCTTCGCCACATCGATCCCCACTGCTACGATCGCTGGTGCCGCCATTGAGTACCCTCCGGCAACGCTGGCCACGCGCCCCGCCTTGCCGATACGGGCTCGTGCTCACGGCCCCGGCAACTGTTCGGGCTCTGGGCCAGCGTGCGGGCCGGGACGACCCTGCTCTGTAGCGGTCTCTGACGACCAAGGTGTGATCGGTCTGTCCCGTCCCGTTCACTGTGACCTTGGTCAATCCACGGCGCCGGGAACATACAAGGTGTGAGACACGGCTGACGGGTGGGAGGCCGCCGAGGGAGCCGTGGGGCCGGCGCCGGCTAAACCACCGCAGCCAGCCGAGGAGCGCCCGCGTGCGGTGGGCGCTGGTGGGGTAGGCAAAGGCGTAGGCTCACTGGCGCAAGAAGATTTGGATGAAGCGTTCCGCCTTGCCGTTAGTGCGGGGCGTGTAGGGCCGGGTCCCCAGGTGCCGCAGCCCATGGGCTGCGCAGTGGCGGCGCCACGCGTGCGAGGCATAGGTCGCCGCTTTATCCGTCATCACCGCCTGGACGGGGGTCCCCTGGGCGCGGAACCAGGCCAGCGCCCGCTCCAGGAAGGCGAGTGCGTCGCCGCGGCGATCCGTCGGCCGCACTTCGGCGTAGGCCAGCCGGGAGTTGTCGTCGATAGCCACATGCACGTGCTGCCAGCCGGCGCGCGGGCTGCGCCGGATGCCGTCCTGGCGAATGCGCTTGCCGACGTGCCAGAACCGGGCCAGCTTCTTGGTGTCCAGGTGGAGCAGCTCGCCGGGGACGGCCCGTCCATAGCGCACGACCGGGGGCCGCGGGAGGCGGGGGCAGCGCGAGTGCCCCACCGTCGCAGCACCTTGTCCACCGTCGAGGCGGGGCGGCCCAGCAGCGCTCCGAGGATGACCGGCCCCACACCACTGCGCTGGCGCGCCGCCAGGATCTCCGCCTCGGCGTCCGGGCTCAGGCGCCGCGGCTGTCGCTTCGGTGTAGACGGGCGCTCCTGGAGCCCCGTCCACCCGTCCGCCTGGTAGCGCGCCCACCAGCGATAGCCCGTCGCGCGGGCGGCACCGCCCGCCAGGGCCGCGGCACCCGGGCTCAGGCCGGTCAGCATGGCCGTGACCGCCCGGCAGCGCGTTTCGAACGAGTAGCGCATTCGTCGGGGCCGTCCAGTCGCATCATCCATCGGAACCTCCGTTGGGACCTTGGTGTGTGATGACCCCAAGTCTCGATGGAGGTCCCGCTACTGTCAGGTGTCTCGCACGTGTGTAGTCACTACACCTAGTCGAGGTGATCAAAGAGCACGCGCAAGAGGAGATCTGGATCGACTCGCCGCTGATCGGCTACCGCAGCCTCGGAAACACGAATCGCGGGGAGATCGGCGAAGAGTTCATCCGCCGGTATCTCCGAGAGCATGGGATCGAAACCGGCAATGGCGGGCGAAAATCCAAGACCGACTTGCAGATCGGCGAGCGTCGATTTGAGGTCAAGACGGCGTCCTTGGGAGTGAATGGCACGTTTCAGCTCAACCACGTGCGCCTAGGTCGCCGGTACGACTTCCTGCTGTGTCTGGGCATTTTGCCGGCATGAGATCGTCTTTAACGTGTGGCGGAAGGGCGAGGTAGCCGACGAGCGGGCGGGGCGGCTGGTGCGCATGGCCGAGGGCCAGTCCGTGACCTACAAGCTCACCAAGAAGTTTGACCACATGCGGCCGATAGGCACGTTGCCCGGTGTCCTGCGCGACGCCCTGGACCTCCCGCAAGCCCGATGACCGCCAAGCGCAAGCGTGGCCGCCCGGTGGTCCACCCGCTCCCGCCGCACATTGACGCGAGCCCGGAGGAGATCGTCCGCGCGGTGCTGAGCGTGCCGCGCAAGCTCAAGTGGCGCTATCTCGAACGGCGGGACTAGCGGCAGTCACGGGCGGCGGCGGGTAAGTGAACCGCGCACGTGGGTACACACGTACATGATCCCCCTAATTTGACCTTGGGGCGGCGCTAGGACATGGCCAGCATCAACAGGCTCAGAACGATGGGCGCGCCCAGCAGCCCCCACACCCAGATCGGCGTCGGCTCGCGCTGAGGTGCCGGCACGGCCAGGGTCCACAACAGCCAGTGGCACAGCCACACGAGGACCAGAACCAGCAGCGTGCAGATCGAGGCGATGAGGTGCCCTAGGTGCGGAAACGTCTCCCTCTCCGTCAACCGAATCGAAGCCGAGCGACGATCAGTACTGCTGGATCGCCAGCAGGAACGCGCCGGCGCAGAACACGAGAAGCGCGAAGCTGAGAAAGTTGGCGAGGCTCGGCCCCCGCGCTGGCGGGGAATTCTGCGCCGCCCGCTGCATGGCCTTCTGCTGCTCGTCGATTGCCAGCCACGCTCTCTTCGTCGCCACGCGTGACGCCCATTTCGGGTGCTGCTCAATGTGACAGTCCCGGCAAAGCGTGATGAGGTTGTCTGGGTCCCACATCGGACCACCCTGGGTAACGGGCCGGATGTGGTGGGCTTGTAGGCGACCCTCGCGGGTGGGCGATTCGGCACAGATTTGGCAACGCCACCCCTCACGGCCCCTGACCGCATTCGACAGACGGCGCCAGCGGAGCGACGAATAGGTGGGGTCTGGGTAGCGCCAGCGTCGATATGGCGATCCCGGACTATGCAACTTCATGCCACTTCTATTTCGAGACTACAGTGGTCGCTTGGCCCCCACTGCTCAGGCTCGTTCAAGGCGCGTACGCGCACGGATTCGGCTAGCTCCCGCGACGCGAAGACGTAGTCCAGCTGACGCGTGGCAGTCGCCGGCGTCTGACGATTTGAGTGAAATGTGGGCACGTTCTTGCTGCCCTCGGGCAATTCATCCGGCCATGGGTCGGCCTGCCGACCATGCGGCGCCTGCGGGCCAACCAAAGGCAATCTCAACGTGTCCATTCGCTTGAACACCGTTTCGTAGCGAGCCGCCCAGTACGCACCGGCCGGCCCACCATAGCCATGAAGGATGTTCAAATCACCTGCGGCAAGAATGCGATGGTCGCGCTCTCCACCGATGAAGGCGGACAGGTGAGAGACGACGCGGTGCGCCGTGGCGTCCGAGAAGATCCAATTTCCAACCGTAGAGTGGGGATTCTCCCACCAGGCGTACATCGAAGCCACGATGAAAGGCTCGCCGCCCGGCGGCTTCACCGTGGCGGCGGTCAGCGTGCCGGGCCAGCTCACCCCGAAGTCGCCCCGCTCCGTCTCCGTCAGTGGAACTGAAGTGATCCAATCCACGCGGACCCGATTCGAGAGTTTGACTACGGCGGTGCGGCAGTTCCAGTTGCCTCCGGATATGTCCCAGGGCGCGGGATCAATCTAGACTCGTGACGCGACCTCCGAGGGGGGCTCCGCGGCCTCCTGCAAGAGCGCCACGTCCACGTCCATATTCACCAGCCAACGTCAAGATTCGTTCCGGCGGGCGATATTCCAAGAGACAATCTCGGTGCTTGTCGGCCCTCTCATCGGCTAAAGGGACGCTTATTCGGCAAGCACATTGGTGAGGCGCTCCTTGAGGCGCTCGTGTTTCGAAGCGAGGGGGACGGGACTATATCCGTGTGCGCCCCAAGGGCAAGGCTCACCCGCTGCCGCACGTTATCGTTCAGGCCAGAGAGTAGCCCGCTCCCCACCCGTCGCACGTCACTGCCACA is a genomic window containing:
- a CDS encoding DDE-type integrase/transposase/recombinase, encoding MRYGRAVPGELLHLDTKKLARFWHVGKRIRQDGIRRSPRAGWQHVHVAIDDNSRLAYAEVRPTDRRGDALAFLERALAWFRAQGTPVQAVMTDKAATYASHAWRRHCAAHGLRHLGTRPYTPRTNGKAERFIQIFLRQ